The following are from one region of the Gryllotalpicola protaetiae genome:
- a CDS encoding antibiotic biosynthesis monooxygenase, with protein MSPKELHADSPPITVSITRLVKPDKIPEATRWVQAGVNLANRYDGFLGSGWVRGTADGEEWHMLYRFADRARLDAWENSTERAAWLERGRDLVTHQRTERRTGIEGWFDAPRPATGVLEALAAPPVVPPAWKQTIAIWCGFFPVNAAFTYVISWLWPSFGLLPIWLRCLISTAILCPIMVPFVLPVVTGWLRPWLTAQPRRSSTVVSSMRGA; from the coding sequence ATGTCTCCAAAAGAGCTCCATGCCGACTCCCCGCCCATCACCGTCAGCATCACCCGCCTCGTCAAGCCGGACAAGATCCCGGAAGCGACGCGCTGGGTGCAGGCGGGCGTCAATCTCGCCAACCGCTACGACGGATTCCTCGGCTCGGGGTGGGTGCGCGGCACCGCCGACGGCGAGGAGTGGCACATGCTCTACCGCTTCGCCGATCGCGCGCGGCTCGACGCGTGGGAGAACTCGACGGAGCGCGCGGCGTGGCTCGAGCGCGGCCGCGATCTGGTCACGCACCAGCGCACCGAGCGGCGCACCGGCATCGAGGGTTGGTTCGACGCGCCGCGGCCCGCGACCGGCGTGCTCGAGGCGCTCGCCGCGCCGCCCGTCGTTCCTCCCGCCTGGAAGCAGACGATCGCGATCTGGTGCGGCTTCTTCCCCGTGAACGCGGCGTTCACCTACGTCATCTCCTGGCTCTGGCCGAGCTTCGGCCTGCTGCCGATCTGGCTGCGCTGCCTCATCTCGACCGCGATCCTGTGCCCGATCATGGTGCCGTTCGTGCTGCCCGTCGTGACCGGGTGGCTCAGGCCATGGCTGACGGCTCAGCCGAGGAGGTCGTCGACGGTCGTCAGCTCGATGAGGGGCGCGTAG
- a CDS encoding cysteine hydrolase family protein: protein MSTDAWLVVVDMQNVFAHDSPWASPDYETASVGIRRLMPAFGNRVVFTRYVAPAEPRGAWVPYFAQWPFALVPAGDPLYAFTPEIEGLAAGRPVVTRESFGKWGLELKAALHGASEIVLTGVSTDCCVLSTALPAADDGVHVLVPTDACAGASAADHQRALDAMALYAPLIELTTVDDLLG, encoded by the coding sequence ATGAGCACGGATGCCTGGCTCGTCGTCGTCGACATGCAGAACGTCTTCGCACACGACTCGCCGTGGGCGTCGCCGGACTACGAGACCGCGAGCGTAGGCATCCGCCGTCTCATGCCCGCCTTCGGCAATCGCGTCGTGTTCACGCGCTATGTCGCACCGGCCGAGCCGCGCGGCGCCTGGGTGCCGTACTTCGCGCAGTGGCCGTTCGCGCTCGTGCCCGCCGGCGACCCGCTGTACGCGTTCACGCCGGAGATCGAGGGTCTCGCGGCGGGGCGCCCGGTCGTGACCCGCGAGAGCTTCGGCAAGTGGGGGCTCGAGCTCAAGGCGGCGCTGCACGGGGCATCCGAGATCGTGCTCACCGGCGTGTCGACCGACTGCTGTGTGCTCTCGACGGCGCTGCCCGCCGCGGACGACGGCGTGCACGTGCTCGTGCCGACGGACGCCTGCGCCGGGGCTTCAGCCGCAGATCATCAGCGCGCGCTCGACGCGATGGCCCTCTACGCGCCCCTCATCGAGCTGACGACCGTCGACGACCTCCTCGGCTGA
- a CDS encoding purine-cytosine permease family protein, with the protein MATSTDATRDAAPAGFAVELNALNPIPESERKGRPATLFWPWFGANVSVLGLGYGAYLLGYGISFAQATIVGILGIVISFLLCGFIAIAGKRGSAPTMVLSRAAFGVNGNRLSSLISWVLTVGWETVLAALAVLATSTVLSALGWGGGTPTKIVSLIVVVVLVIGAGVFGFDIVMRLQVIITVVTGVLTVVYFVLVAGHIHWGAVTALPAGSFPAVIGGLVLMMTGFGLGWVNAAADYSRYLPRSARSGGIVFWTTLGGSVAPLVLFFFGMLLAGSSKTLNTAINGDPIGALATILPTWFLIPFAIVAVLGLIGGAALDIYSSGLSLLSIGVRIPRYAAAGVDGVIMIIGAVYIVFFAGDFIYTFEGFLITLGVPIAAWAGVMLADILLRRKEYDQPALYDPRGRYGSVRWLPVALVVVGTAIGWGLVTNTYASWLTWQGYLLGPLGLGGVKGDWAGANLGVILALLIGFVGTLFSAGAVRRQEGGER; encoded by the coding sequence ATGGCCACTAGCACAGATGCCACGCGCGACGCAGCGCCCGCGGGCTTCGCCGTCGAGCTCAACGCCCTGAACCCCATCCCCGAGTCCGAGCGCAAGGGCCGCCCGGCCACCCTGTTCTGGCCCTGGTTCGGCGCGAACGTGTCGGTCCTCGGGCTGGGATACGGCGCGTACCTGCTCGGCTACGGCATCTCGTTCGCCCAGGCGACGATCGTCGGCATCCTCGGAATCGTCATCTCGTTCCTGCTGTGCGGATTCATCGCGATCGCGGGCAAGCGGGGCTCCGCGCCGACGATGGTCCTGAGCCGCGCCGCGTTCGGGGTGAACGGCAACCGGCTGTCCTCCCTCATCTCGTGGGTGCTGACCGTCGGGTGGGAGACGGTGCTCGCCGCGCTCGCCGTGCTCGCGACCTCGACGGTTCTCAGCGCGCTCGGCTGGGGCGGCGGCACGCCCACGAAGATCGTCTCGCTCATCGTGGTGGTCGTGCTCGTCATCGGCGCCGGTGTCTTCGGCTTCGACATCGTCATGCGCCTGCAAGTGATCATCACCGTCGTGACGGGCGTGCTCACGGTCGTCTACTTCGTACTGGTGGCCGGGCACATCCACTGGGGAGCCGTCACCGCGCTTCCGGCCGGTTCCTTCCCGGCCGTCATCGGCGGCCTCGTGCTGATGATGACGGGCTTCGGGCTGGGGTGGGTGAACGCCGCGGCCGACTACTCGCGCTACCTGCCGCGCAGCGCCCGCAGCGGCGGCATCGTGTTCTGGACCACCCTCGGCGGCTCGGTCGCGCCCCTCGTGCTGTTCTTCTTCGGCATGCTGCTCGCCGGATCGTCGAAGACGCTCAACACGGCCATCAACGGCGACCCGATCGGCGCGCTCGCAACGATCCTGCCGACCTGGTTCCTCATCCCGTTCGCGATCGTCGCGGTGCTGGGACTTATCGGCGGGGCAGCGCTCGACATCTACTCGTCCGGGCTGTCGCTGCTCTCGATCGGCGTCAGGATCCCGCGCTACGCGGCCGCCGGCGTGGACGGCGTGATCATGATCATCGGCGCCGTCTACATCGTGTTCTTCGCGGGAGACTTCATCTACACCTTCGAGGGCTTCCTGATCACGCTGGGCGTGCCGATCGCGGCGTGGGCGGGCGTGATGCTCGCCGACATCCTGCTGCGCCGGAAGGAGTACGACCAGCCGGCCCTCTATGACCCGCGCGGCCGCTACGGCTCGGTCCGCTGGCTGCCGGTCGCGCTCGTCGTCGTGGGAACGGCCATCGGCTGGGGGCTCGTGACCAACACCTACGCGTCCTGGCTGACGTGGCAGGGCTATCTGCTCGGCCCGCTCGGGCTCGGCGGCGTAAAGGGCGACTGGGCCGGAGCGAATCTCGGCGTGATTCTCGCGCTGCTGATCGGCTTCGTCGGCACGCTGTTCAGCGCGGGCGCCGTGCGGCGACAGGAGGGCGGCGAGCGATGA
- a CDS encoding FBP domain-containing protein — protein MRALTEEDIRGAFVNATADQLARLPLPGLHETIWEDREFLGWRDGQAAQLGYLVHWDDGEQRPVGIVVRAAGGSMRAGIAAMCSFCHSPQPATQVRMFSTPRAGDAGRNGDTIGTYICEDLACSLLIRRQPPHLNPPQLIAQRGAALLQRVQSFTSNVMRAA, from the coding sequence ATGAGGGCTCTGACCGAGGAAGACATCCGCGGCGCGTTCGTGAACGCGACGGCAGATCAACTCGCACGGCTGCCCCTGCCCGGCCTCCACGAGACCATCTGGGAGGATCGGGAGTTCCTGGGATGGCGCGACGGGCAGGCCGCGCAGCTCGGCTACCTCGTGCACTGGGACGATGGCGAGCAGCGACCGGTCGGCATCGTCGTGCGCGCCGCGGGCGGCTCGATGCGGGCGGGCATCGCCGCGATGTGCTCGTTCTGCCACTCGCCGCAGCCGGCGACGCAGGTGCGCATGTTCTCTACCCCGCGCGCTGGCGACGCCGGCCGGAACGGCGACACCATCGGCACCTACATCTGCGAGGACCTGGCCTGCTCGCTGCTGATCAGGCGCCAGCCCCCGCACCTGAACCCGCCGCAGCTGATCGCCCAGCGCGGGGCGGCTCTGCTGCAGCGGGTCCAGTCGTTCACGTCGAACGTGATGCGCGCGGCGTAG
- the aceB gene encoding malate synthase A produces MTKHIEFSGEPAPRQDEILTPEALAFLAQLHSVFAGRRSERIRERRIRVDDIGRGIDPEFPPETRRVREDASWRVAGAGPGLEDRRVEITGPASDRKMTVNALNSGAKVWLADAEDASSPTWANVIAVQTNLFDAIRRQIDFTTPEGKEYRLGDTTPTIVFRPRGWHLKESHLKYVDAPGTAAPASASLVDFGLYLFHNAHELIARGTGPYVYLPKIENRFEARLWDDVFTFTENALGLEHGTIRATVLIETITAAFELDEILYELREHCAGLNAGRWDYIFSVIKNFRDRGPAFVLPDRSQVTMTVPFMRAYTELLVATCHKRGAYAIGGMSAFIPNRRDPEANARALEQVSNDKGREADDGFDGSWVAHPDLVPIARAQFDRVLGQKPNQFDRLREDVAVEASQLIDLRIPGATVTDAGVRTNVSVGLRYIESWLRGNGAAAIDNLMEDAATAEISRSQLWQWIRQGVTTAEGTPVTADLVENVLVDVLAELPAFDGDRYFDAARVFAEVTLGTEFPLFLTTGAYADYLSEDVRTGAVKVAA; encoded by the coding sequence ATGACCAAGCACATCGAATTCTCGGGGGAGCCCGCCCCGCGTCAGGACGAGATCCTGACGCCGGAGGCGCTCGCGTTCCTCGCCCAGCTGCACAGCGTGTTCGCGGGACGCCGCTCCGAGCGGATCCGCGAGCGCCGCATCCGCGTCGACGACATCGGCCGCGGCATCGACCCCGAGTTCCCGCCCGAGACGCGCCGGGTCCGCGAGGACGCAAGCTGGCGCGTCGCCGGCGCCGGCCCCGGGCTCGAAGACCGCCGCGTCGAGATCACCGGCCCGGCATCCGACCGCAAGATGACCGTCAACGCGCTCAACTCGGGCGCGAAGGTGTGGCTCGCCGACGCCGAGGACGCGTCGTCGCCCACCTGGGCGAACGTCATCGCCGTGCAGACGAACCTGTTCGACGCGATCCGCCGGCAGATCGACTTCACGACGCCAGAGGGAAAGGAATACCGACTCGGCGACACGACGCCGACGATCGTGTTCCGCCCGCGCGGGTGGCACCTCAAGGAGAGCCACCTGAAGTACGTCGACGCGCCCGGCACCGCCGCACCGGCATCCGCCTCGCTCGTCGACTTCGGCCTCTACCTGTTCCACAACGCGCACGAGCTGATCGCGCGCGGCACCGGCCCCTACGTCTACCTGCCGAAGATCGAGAACCGCTTCGAGGCGCGACTGTGGGACGACGTGTTCACCTTCACCGAGAACGCGCTCGGCCTCGAGCACGGCACGATCCGCGCGACGGTGCTGATCGAGACGATCACCGCGGCGTTCGAGCTCGACGAGATCCTGTACGAGCTGCGCGAGCACTGCGCCGGCCTCAACGCCGGTCGCTGGGACTACATCTTCAGCGTCATCAAGAACTTCCGCGACCGCGGCCCCGCCTTCGTGCTGCCCGACCGGTCGCAGGTCACGATGACGGTGCCGTTCATGCGGGCGTACACCGAACTGCTCGTCGCCACCTGTCACAAGCGGGGGGCATATGCCATCGGCGGCATGAGCGCCTTCATCCCGAACCGTAGGGACCCGGAGGCGAACGCCCGCGCGCTCGAGCAGGTCTCGAACGACAAGGGCAGGGAGGCCGACGATGGCTTCGACGGCTCGTGGGTCGCGCACCCCGACCTCGTGCCGATCGCGCGCGCCCAGTTCGATCGTGTTCTCGGCCAGAAGCCGAACCAGTTCGATCGGCTGCGCGAGGACGTGGCGGTCGAGGCTTCCCAGCTGATCGATCTGCGGATTCCCGGGGCGACGGTCACCGACGCGGGGGTGCGCACCAACGTGTCCGTCGGGCTGCGCTACATCGAGAGCTGGCTGCGCGGGAACGGCGCCGCCGCGATCGACAACCTCATGGAAGACGCGGCGACGGCCGAGATCAGCCGCTCGCAGCTGTGGCAGTGGATCCGCCAGGGGGTCACCACCGCCGAGGGCACTCCCGTCACGGCCGACCTCGTCGAGAACGTGCTCGTCGACGTGCTCGCCGAGCTGCCGGCGTTCGACGGCGACCGTTATTTCGACGCGGCGCGGGTGTTCGCCGAGGTCACGCTCGGCACCGAGTTCCCGCTGTTCCTCACGACGGGCGCGTACGCCGACTACCTGTCGGAGGACGTGCGCACGGGCGCGGTGAAGGTGGCGGCCTGA
- the aceA gene encoding isocitrate lyase encodes MFTGIRPGDQTQTAIDLEAEWATDPRWANTTRDYTAEDVVSLRGPVREDATLARRGAERLWELIRTSGEDPSYWVAALGALTGNQAVQQVKAGLDAIYLSGWQVAADANLAGQTYPDQSLYPANSVPAVVRRINNALLRTSQIEFAETGQSSREWTVPIVADAEAGFGGPLNAYELMQAMIQAGAGGVHWEDQLASEKKCGHMGGKVLVPTSQHIRTLNAARLAADVAGVPSVIIARTDSLAATLLTSDVDERDREFLTGTRTAEGFYEVENGIRPVIGRGLAYAPYADLLWVESSKPDIELARTFAEAIHDIYPDQQLAYNCSPSFNWRGHLDDDQIASFQRELSAMGYAFQFITLAGFHALNHSMFDLAHGYKDRQMSAYVELQEAEFASESRGYTATKHQAEVGTGYFDRIATALNPTASTLALVGSTESEQFH; translated from the coding sequence ATGTTCACTGGCATTCGGCCCGGCGACCAGACCCAGACCGCGATCGACCTCGAGGCGGAGTGGGCCACAGACCCGCGCTGGGCGAACACCACCCGCGACTACACGGCGGAGGACGTCGTCTCGCTGCGCGGCCCCGTCCGCGAGGACGCGACGCTCGCCCGTCGCGGGGCGGAGCGGCTCTGGGAGCTCATCCGCACGAGCGGCGAGGACCCGTCGTACTGGGTCGCGGCCCTCGGGGCGCTGACCGGAAACCAGGCTGTGCAGCAGGTCAAGGCCGGCCTCGACGCCATCTACCTGTCGGGCTGGCAGGTCGCGGCCGACGCGAACCTCGCCGGCCAGACGTACCCCGACCAGAGCCTCTACCCGGCGAACTCCGTTCCTGCCGTCGTGCGCCGCATCAACAACGCGCTGCTGCGCACCTCGCAGATCGAGTTCGCCGAGACCGGCCAGTCGAGCCGCGAGTGGACCGTGCCGATCGTGGCCGACGCCGAGGCCGGCTTCGGCGGCCCGCTGAACGCCTACGAGCTCATGCAGGCCATGATCCAGGCGGGCGCAGGCGGCGTGCACTGGGAGGACCAGCTCGCGAGCGAGAAGAAGTGCGGCCACATGGGCGGCAAGGTGCTCGTGCCGACCTCGCAGCACATCCGCACGCTGAACGCCGCGCGGCTCGCGGCGGACGTCGCGGGGGTGCCGTCGGTCATCATCGCGCGCACGGATTCCTTGGCCGCGACCCTGCTCACGAGTGACGTCGACGAGCGCGACCGCGAGTTCCTGACAGGCACGCGCACGGCAGAGGGCTTCTACGAGGTCGAGAACGGCATCCGCCCCGTGATCGGCCGCGGCCTCGCCTACGCGCCCTACGCCGACCTGCTCTGGGTCGAGTCGAGCAAACCCGACATCGAACTGGCGCGCACCTTCGCCGAAGCGATCCACGACATCTACCCCGACCAGCAGCTGGCCTACAACTGCTCGCCGAGCTTCAACTGGCGCGGCCATCTCGACGACGACCAGATCGCGAGCTTCCAGCGCGAGCTGTCGGCAATGGGGTACGCGTTCCAGTTCATCACCCTCGCGGGCTTCCACGCCCTGAACCACTCGATGTTCGACCTCGCGCACGGCTACAAGGACCGTCAGATGTCGGCGTACGTCGAGCTGCAGGAGGCGGAGTTCGCCTCCGAGTCACGCGGCTACACCGCGACCAAGCACCAGGCCGAAGTCGGCACCGGCTACTTCGACCGCATCGCGACGGCCCTGAACCCCACGGCCTCGACCCTCGCTCTCGTCGGCTCCACCGAGTCTGAGCAGTTCCATTGA
- a CDS encoding helix-turn-helix domain-containing protein, with product MEGMDSLTIGRRIRQLRSEKGLTLETLATAIDRAPSQLSVIENGRRELKLSEVNRLADALGVEVDALLSSEAPSKRAGLEIALERAQRGPLFASLGLPALPLRKTLSDEAIETILTLHGELERLHTERAATPEEARRANTELRAEQRAKNNYYPELEKAARELLAAIGHRGGPLSQRATGELASHLGFTLHYVHDLPASTRSVTDREHGRIYLPIKQAGTDPRTALLQALAAHVLGRPEPKDYGELLRQRVETNYLAGALMVPEASAVDFLEDAKRARELSVEDLRDAFAVSYETAAHRFTNLATEHLGIPVHFLKVHSSGAISKAYENDGALFPTDALGSVEGQLVCRYWSARQVFEREDRLSPYHQYTDKPVGSYWCTSKIESSTSGDFSVSVGTKFAFTKWFRGRDTAVRLTSTCPDPACCRTPDAELAERWSENAWPSARLNSSLLAAMPTGTFTGVDRVAVYEFLEAHAPHDG from the coding sequence ATGGAAGGCATGGACTCGCTCACCATCGGCCGACGCATCCGCCAGCTCCGCTCCGAGAAGGGGCTGACGCTCGAGACGCTCGCCACGGCGATCGACCGTGCGCCGAGTCAGTTGTCGGTGATCGAGAACGGCCGCCGCGAGTTGAAGCTGAGCGAGGTGAACCGCCTGGCCGACGCGCTCGGCGTCGAGGTCGACGCGCTGCTGTCGAGCGAGGCGCCATCGAAGCGCGCCGGCCTCGAGATTGCCCTCGAGCGGGCGCAGCGCGGGCCGCTGTTCGCCTCGCTCGGGCTGCCGGCGCTGCCGCTGCGCAAGACGCTCTCCGACGAGGCGATCGAGACGATCCTCACGCTCCATGGCGAGCTCGAGCGGCTGCACACCGAGCGGGCCGCGACGCCGGAGGAGGCACGCCGGGCCAACACCGAGTTGCGCGCCGAGCAGCGAGCGAAGAACAACTACTACCCGGAACTCGAGAAGGCGGCCCGCGAGCTGCTCGCCGCCATCGGCCACCGCGGCGGCCCGCTGTCGCAGCGGGCGACCGGCGAGCTGGCATCCCACCTCGGCTTCACCCTGCACTACGTGCACGACCTGCCCGCCTCGACCCGCAGCGTGACCGACCGCGAGCACGGGCGCATCTACCTTCCGATCAAGCAGGCGGGCACCGACCCGCGCACGGCGCTGCTGCAGGCGCTCGCGGCGCACGTGCTGGGGCGCCCAGAGCCGAAGGACTACGGCGAGCTGCTGCGCCAGCGGGTCGAGACCAACTATCTCGCCGGCGCGCTGATGGTGCCCGAGGCGAGCGCCGTCGACTTCCTCGAAGACGCGAAGCGCGCTCGCGAGCTCTCCGTCGAGGATCTGCGCGACGCCTTCGCCGTGTCGTACGAGACGGCGGCGCACCGCTTCACGAACCTCGCCACCGAGCACCTCGGTATCCCGGTGCACTTCCTCAAGGTGCACTCCTCCGGCGCGATCTCGAAGGCATACGAGAACGACGGCGCGCTGTTCCCGACCGACGCCCTCGGCTCGGTCGAGGGCCAGCTGGTGTGCCGCTACTGGAGCGCCCGGCAGGTGTTCGAACGTGAGGACCGGCTGTCGCCGTACCACCAGTACACGGACAAGCCTGTCGGCTCGTACTGGTGCACGTCGAAGATCGAGTCGTCGACGAGCGGCGACTTCTCGGTGTCGGTCGGCACGAAGTTCGCGTTCACGAAGTGGTTCCGCGGCCGCGACACCGCGGTACGGCTCACGTCGACGTGCCCGGACCCCGCCTGCTGCCGCACACCGGATGCCGAGCTCGCCGAGCGTTGGAGTGAGAACGCCTGGCCGAGCGCGCGGCTCAACTCGTCACTGCTCGCGGCGATGCCGACGGGAACCTTCACGGGCGTCGACCGCGTCGCGGTGTATGAGTTCCTAGAGGCGCATGCGCCGCATGATGGGTAG
- a CDS encoding alpha/beta fold hydrolase, whose product MTDAGAELTLPDGRVLRFYDTGASSGDRVLVWHSGTPHTGRIIGPVRAAAEAVGARVISVARAGNGGSTRLVGRSVADSARDALAVLDHLGVERFATVGSSGGGPHALALGALAGERAVGVATFASVGPYRTDDPGWFDGMADPRALRAATEGLSARAAYQETAEFDPEVFIAADWAALEGEWAELGQDAMAAAELADGGEVDDDCAFVFDWGVELSGIRAHVLIVQGEQDRMVPAGHATRLLRALPSATSWWLAEDGHVSVLRALPLAIDWLREHGL is encoded by the coding sequence ATGACGGATGCCGGGGCTGAGCTCACCCTGCCCGACGGTCGCGTGCTGCGGTTCTACGACACGGGCGCAAGCAGCGGTGACCGGGTCCTGGTCTGGCATTCGGGTACGCCGCACACCGGTCGCATCATCGGGCCGGTGCGGGCTGCGGCCGAGGCAGTGGGTGCCCGCGTGATCTCGGTCGCGCGCGCTGGCAACGGCGGTTCCACGCGGCTGGTGGGGCGGAGCGTGGCGGATTCAGCGCGCGACGCGCTCGCGGTGCTCGACCATCTCGGGGTCGAGCGGTTCGCGACCGTCGGCTCGTCGGGCGGCGGCCCGCACGCGCTCGCGCTCGGGGCGCTCGCGGGGGAGCGCGCGGTCGGCGTCGCGACCTTCGCCTCGGTCGGGCCGTATCGCACGGACGACCCTGGCTGGTTCGACGGCATGGCGGACCCGCGTGCGCTGCGCGCCGCGACCGAGGGGCTGTCGGCGCGCGCCGCCTATCAGGAGACCGCGGAGTTCGACCCCGAGGTGTTCATCGCGGCCGACTGGGCCGCGCTCGAGGGGGAGTGGGCGGAGCTCGGGCAGGACGCCATGGCCGCGGCGGAGCTCGCCGACGGCGGCGAGGTCGACGACGACTGCGCGTTCGTCTTCGACTGGGGTGTCGAGCTGTCAGGCATCCGCGCCCATGTCCTGATCGTGCAGGGAGAGCAAGACCGCATGGTGCCCGCCGGGCATGCCACGCGTCTGCTGCGGGCGCTGCCGAGCGCGACGTCGTGGTGGCTCGCTGAGGACGGGCACGTGTCGGTGCTGCGCGCGCTGCCGCTCGCGATCGACTGGCTGCGCGAGCACGGACTGTAG
- a CDS encoding glycosyltransferase, which produces MDVTIIVPTFNESLNVEELVSRTQAAVGSRSVEIVFVDDSNDDTPAVILDVAARYAVPVRLIHRDVPVDGLGGAVLEGFRVANGRWAVVMDGDLQHPPEMLPRLIDTALRGEADGVNLVAGSRFVEGGSAEGLSDGVRVFFSHFGNGIAKLLFPRKLAKSTDPMSGFFAVRLDAIDLGSLKPRGFKILLEILCRKQMNLVEVPATLAPRGGGESKADIKQVGRLTRQIVELRIGRMPGFALIGFIGGIANLAIMWALQQAGWTYIEAAIAAAVITIVGNFIAQEHFLYHDLRAGARRLWSRFGHSAGFNAIESAVRTFVLWAAVELLHLHSHTILTQAALLVIGFLLRYTYHERVVYRQLADVDAPAQAKTSL; this is translated from the coding sequence ATGGACGTCACCATCATCGTGCCGACCTTCAACGAATCGTTGAACGTCGAAGAACTTGTCTCCCGTACCCAAGCGGCCGTCGGGTCGCGTTCGGTCGAGATCGTCTTCGTCGACGACTCGAACGACGACACCCCTGCCGTGATCCTCGACGTTGCGGCGCGCTACGCGGTCCCCGTGCGACTGATTCACCGCGACGTGCCGGTCGACGGGCTCGGCGGCGCCGTGCTCGAAGGCTTCCGCGTGGCGAACGGCCGCTGGGCCGTCGTGATGGACGGCGATCTGCAGCATCCGCCCGAGATGCTGCCCCGGCTGATCGACACCGCACTCCGTGGCGAGGCCGACGGCGTGAATCTCGTCGCCGGTTCGCGCTTCGTCGAGGGCGGCTCGGCCGAGGGGCTCTCAGACGGGGTCCGGGTGTTCTTCTCCCACTTCGGAAATGGCATCGCCAAGCTGCTGTTCCCGCGCAAGCTCGCGAAGTCGACCGACCCGATGTCGGGGTTCTTCGCCGTACGCCTCGACGCGATCGACCTCGGGTCGCTCAAGCCGCGCGGCTTCAAGATCCTGCTCGAGATCCTGTGCCGCAAGCAGATGAATCTGGTGGAGGTGCCCGCGACCCTGGCGCCGCGCGGCGGCGGCGAGTCGAAGGCCGACATCAAGCAGGTCGGGCGGCTCACGCGCCAGATCGTCGAGCTGCGCATCGGGCGGATGCCGGGCTTCGCGCTCATCGGATTCATCGGCGGCATCGCCAACCTCGCGATCATGTGGGCGCTGCAGCAGGCTGGCTGGACCTACATCGAGGCGGCGATCGCCGCAGCGGTCATCACGATCGTCGGCAACTTCATCGCCCAGGAGCACTTCCTGTACCACGACCTGCGCGCCGGGGCGCGGCGGCTGTGGTCGCGCTTCGGGCACTCGGCCGGGTTCAATGCGATCGAGTCGGCCGTGCGCACCTTCGTGCTGTGGGCGGCGGTCGAGCTGCTGCACCTGCACAGCCACACGATCCTGACCCAGGCCGCGCTGCTGGTGATCGGCTTCCTGCTGCGCTACACCTACCACGAGCGCGTGGTCTACCGGCAGCTCGCCGATGTGGACGCGCCCGCACAGGCGAAGACCTCGCTCTAG